In Microbispora sp. ZYX-F-249, the genomic window CGACCGGGGCGTCGTTGAAGAAGGCGTTCTTCAGGTTCTTGACCTCGGGCTTCTCGTACGTCGCCACGGTCGAAGGCAGGATGCCGTGCGCCTTGAACACCTCGATCTGCTGCTCGGGAGCCGTCAGCCAGGTGATCAGGTCCACCGCCTCCTTCGCGTGCTTGCTCTGCGCCGGAACCGTCAGGTAGGAACCGCCCCAGTTGCCGCCGCCGCCGGGGATGGCCGCGATGTCCCACTTGCCGGCGAATGCCTTGGCCTGGTCTTGGATCTTGGCGAGCATCCAGGCGGGGCAGGCGATGGTGGCGAACTGGCTCTTGGCGAAGCCGGTGTTCCACGCCGGGGAGCTGCCCACCAGCTTGGCCGACTCGCCGTCGGCCACGGCCTTGAGCACCTCGTCGTACGCCGAGCGGACCACCGGGTTGGTGGCGACGACCACGTGGTCGGAGGAGTCGTAGTAGCCGGTCTCGGCCTGCCCGATCATCGCGTTGAAGATCTGCGCGCCGCCGTCGAAGAAGCTCGCGCCCTCCGGCTTGTTCGCGGTGTACTTCCGGCCGGCCTCGAAGTACGACGCCCAGTCCGGCCATAGCTTGCTGACCTCGTCGCGCTCGGTGGGCAGGCCGGCCTTCTCGAACAGGTCTCGCCGGTAGCACATGGCCAGGCCGCCGACGTCCGTCCCGTATCCGATCTGGGCCCCGTTCTTGGCCACCGACGCCTGCCACTTCCACGGCAACCACCGGTCCTTGAGCCCGTCGGCGCCGTGCTTGCGCAGGTCGACGAAGCGCTCCGGCTGCGCCCTGAACTGGGCGATGAAGCCGGTGTCGATGCCCTCCACGTCCGCCGCGCCGCTGCCCGTCGCCAGATGGGCGGCCAGGTTGCGGTGGTGGTCGTTGTACGCCGACGTACGCTCGACGATCTTGATGTTCGGGTGGGCGGCCTCGTACTTGGCGTACAGGTCCTTGAACCCCATGTTCCCGAACAGGTTGAGGGTGAGGGTGACGCGCCCGTCGCCGGACGAGCCGGACGAGCCGCCGCAGCCGGCGGTGAGCACGCCGACGGCGAGCACACCCACGAGCAGACGAAGTTTCGCAGCAGACACCGTGAACTCCTTGGCAGGGAGAAGGGGCGTGGCTGCGAGATGCGACGGTCGAGCCGCGGCAACGAAAAGCATCGACCGATACGCCCGCCATAAGACATAACAGCGGCATGCGGTGTCAAATCACGAAAACGTAACGCCAATAAAATTACCGTCCACCTTGACAGACTTCCCAAGGTTGCGTAATTTCCGTCGAAACCGGTTACATGAAACCGGTTGCAGCGAGATGTGACAGCGTTCGATCCGTGGCAACGATCAGAGAGCCGGCACGCCTGTGCGGCGTGTCCCCGGCGACCGTCTCCCGCGTTTTCGACAATCCGGAGGTAGCGAACGCGAAGACCAGGACGCGGGTTCTGTGGACGGCCCGCCGAATCGGCTACCTGCCCAACGAGTCCGTCCGCACGCCGGCCACCTCGTCGCCGGCGGGGAGAGGAACGGTGAGCGGACCGGCGACGCCTTCGTGCGGGCCGTGCGCAGGCACAACCTGGACGGCGTGGTGATGACCGAGCACGCGGGACCGAGGCCGTCCCTCGCCCTCCCGGCCCGGCTGTCGCTGAAGTCCGCGACCTCGGGTCAGCGGGCGGCGCCGGGGACGCGGAGCCGGTCGACGGCCTCGCGGCGGCGCCGCTCGGGCCGCCGGTCGTACCGCGCGGTGGTGGCGGGGGAGGCGTGGCCCACCAGGGCCTGGGTGGTGGCGAGGTCGACCCCGGCGTCGAGCAGCTCGCCGATGAACGTACGCCGGAAGTCGTGCGGCGTCCGCGGTGACGCCCCGGCGGCGGCCAGGCGGCGGGAGACGATGTCGGCGATGGCCTGGCCGGTCATGTGGGCCAGGCGCAGCCGCCCGCCCTTGTTGATGGGGCAGAACAGAGGGCCCGTCGCCCGGCCGCGTACGGCGAGCCAGAGGTCGAGACGTTCGACGGCCTCCGCGGTCAGGTAGACGAGTCGTTCCTTGTCGCCCTTGCCGCGCACCCGCAGGGAGCGGGCGTGGGGATCGAAGTCGGCCAAAGTGAGCCCGGCGATCTCGGCCCGGCGGCAGCCGGTGGAGTAGAGCGCCGCGAGCATCGCGCCGTCGCGGCGGCCGGCGGGGGAGTGGTCGCCGTCGCACACCTCGAGCGCCGCCGCCAGCGCCTCGGCCTCGACGTGCCGTCCCGCCGGGACACGGGTGTGCTTGTAGGCGGGCAGGTCGGCGGCGCGCTGGTAGTCCTCGCCGCTCATCAGGCCGAGCCGCCACGCCTCCTTGAGCACGCGGCGGAGAGCGACCAGGTGCTTGTTGACGTGGGCGGGGGACCAGCCCTGCTCCCGCATCAGCGTGCGCAGCCGGATCGTGTGCTCGTAGCGGAGCAGTTCCCAGGGTTGTCCGGCACCGGTCGCCTCCGGGTCGCCGGTGATGAGACGGGCGATGCGGTCGAGGCAGCCCTTCATGGTGCGCTTGGACTCGGGGCTCTGCAGCGCGTCGAGATACACCTGGTAGGGGTCGCGTCCGGGCCGTACCGGGATGTCCCGCTCGGGGACGGCGGGGGTTTTCATCGACCGTGATCCTACTATGAATCTACATTGTAAAGGCGTCCGGTTGTTGCAAGATCATCTAGGTCCGTTACCAAGAACCCCGGCAACAATCGGGTCAGGTCAGTTGCGCGCGGACCCATCGGGGATCGGGGTTGACGTGGGGAGTGCCCGCCACCACCACGGTCGGCACGGTCTCGTCGCCGCCGGTGGCCGCCCGGACCGCCGCGGCGCCTTCCGGGTCGCGCCAGATGTCGACCCAGTGCGCCCGGTGAGCGTGCAGGCCGAGCCGGGTGCGCAGGCGCAGGCAGTAGCGGCAGCCGGGGCGCCAGTAGACGATCGGGCGGCCGTCGGTCGCGCTGCGGCGCAGCGCCTCGGCGGCGCTGACGGATCTCGGGAACGCCAAGGGGGACAGCAGGACGCCCGCCACCAGGAACAGCAGGAGCAGTGTGACGGCGCCGCCCGTCGATCCCTGGGCGATCTGCCGGCCCGCCGCGGCGAGCCCGAGGGCCAGGAAGAGGATCGGCAGCATCCATCGGCGCAGCATGACGATCACGCTAGCGCACGACGCGGCGCGCCTTCGCCCCGCGTCCGCCCCGCTGTGCCAGGCCGGTCACCGGCGTGGGGGTCACCACCGGCTGATGAGCGGGGTGTCCGGTGCGTGCCGCCGCCAGGCTTCGGCGAGGCGGGCGAGGCGGGCCGGGGCGGCGATGCTCCGTACGGTTGCGATCTTGCCGCCCGCGACGTCGAACGTCACGGCGCCGATGACCCGGTCGCCGATCACGAAGAGGATGGCGGGGGCGCGGTTGACGAGGGCGTAGTGGATGGCGGGCGTCCCGCCGGCGAATCGCCGCTTGGCGGGTGTGGGCTTGAAGCCGGCCCGGAAGACGGCGGCGACGCGCTGCGGAGTGTCGTACCACATCAGCTTCCCGGCGAGGCCGGCGCCGTCGGTGATCGCGGTCGCGTCGTCGGTGAGCAGCTCCACCAGGCGTTCGGTACGGCCCGAGGAGGCGGCGGCGAGGAATTCCTCGACCACCCTGCGGGCGGATGCCGGGTCGACCGCGCCGTTGCGGCGCGCGGCGGTGACGCGGCGCCGGGACCGGTGGAGGTGCTGCTGGCTCGCGGACTCGGTGATGTCGAGGATCTCCGCGATTTCGGCGTGGCTGTAGGAGAACGCTTCGCGCAGGACGTAGACGGCTCGTTCGACGGGCGACAGGCGCTCCATGAGCGTCAGCACGGCCAGGGAGACCGATTCGCGCTGCTCGAACGAGTCGGCCGGGCCGAGCATCGGGTCGCCGTCGAGGAGTGGTTCGGGCAGCCAGGCGCCGGCGGTGCGTTCGCGGCGGGCT contains:
- a CDS encoding sigma-70 family RNA polymerase sigma factor, which encodes MHSSATDRFDIGRFEASRNRLASLAYRLLGSAADAEDTVQDAFLHWQAADRQRIEVPEAWLTKVVTNLCLDRLRSARARRERTAGAWLPEPLLDGDPMLGPADSFEQRESVSLAVLTLMERLSPVERAVYVLREAFSYSHAEIAEILDITESASQQHLHRSRRRVTAARRNGAVDPASARRVVEEFLAAASSGRTERLVELLTDDATAITDGAGLAGKLMWYDTPQRVAAVFRAGFKPTPAKRRFAGGTPAIHYALVNRAPAILFVIGDRVIGAVTFDVAGGKIATVRSIAAPARLARLAEAWRRHAPDTPLISRW
- a CDS encoding glutaredoxin domain-containing protein, whose amino-acid sequence is MLRRWMLPILFLALGLAAAGRQIAQGSTGGAVTLLLLFLVAGVLLSPLAFPRSVSAAEALRRSATDGRPIVYWRPGCRYCLRLRTRLGLHAHRAHWVDIWRDPEGAAAVRAATGGDETVPTVVVAGTPHVNPDPRWVRAQLT
- a CDS encoding tyrosine-type recombinase/integrase — translated: MKTPAVPERDIPVRPGRDPYQVYLDALQSPESKRTMKGCLDRIARLITGDPEATGAGQPWELLRYEHTIRLRTLMREQGWSPAHVNKHLVALRRVLKEAWRLGLMSGEDYQRAADLPAYKHTRVPAGRHVEAEALAAALEVCDGDHSPAGRRDGAMLAALYSTGCRRAEIAGLTLADFDPHARSLRVRGKGDKERLVYLTAEAVERLDLWLAVRGRATGPLFCPINKGGRLRLAHMTGQAIADIVSRRLAAAGASPRTPHDFRRTFIGELLDAGVDLATTQALVGHASPATTARYDRRPERRRREAVDRLRVPGAAR
- a CDS encoding LacI family DNA-binding transcriptional regulator, which codes for MKPVAARCDSVRSVATIREPARLCGVSPATVSRVFDNPEVANAKTRTRVLWTARRIGYLPNESVRTPATSSPAGRGTVSGPATPSCGPCAGTTWTAW
- a CDS encoding ABC transporter substrate-binding protein; translation: MSAAKLRLLVGVLAVGVLTAGCGGSSGSSGDGRVTLTLNLFGNMGFKDLYAKYEAAHPNIKIVERTSAYNDHHRNLAAHLATGSGAADVEGIDTGFIAQFRAQPERFVDLRKHGADGLKDRWLPWKWQASVAKNGAQIGYGTDVGGLAMCYRRDLFEKAGLPTERDEVSKLWPDWASYFEAGRKYTANKPEGASFFDGGAQIFNAMIGQAETGYYDSSDHVVVATNPVVRSAYDEVLKAVADGESAKLVGSSPAWNTGFAKSQFATIACPAWMLAKIQDQAKAFAGKWDIAAIPGGGGNWGGSYLTVPAQSKHAKEAVDLITWLTAPEQQIEVFKAHGILPSTVATYEKPEVKNLKNAFFNDAPVGQVFTTAALNLKPQYQGPRAGDIQTAIRDAINRVEEGKQDGPQAWEQMLKDVERIEQ